Genomic window (Leptospira kanakyensis):
TAGAAAGTGCTCATGTTTTGGAACATTTAAAACATGCGGCTAGTTTCGGACTTTCTTGCGATAATATCAAAGCTGACTTCGATGCTGTGATCAAACGATCCCGTTCCGTTGCCGACCAAATGGCCAAAGGTGTTGAGTTTCTGATGAAGAAAAACAAAATCACTGTGGTGAATGGAGAGGCCAGTTTCCAAAACTCCAAAACCATCCAAGTGAAGTCCAGTTCCGGGGAACTATCAACTTATACTGCCGACTTTTATATTTTAGCGGTGGGTGCTAAAAACAAAGCTCTTCCTTTTTTGCCTTTTGACGGCAAACGTGTGTTATCTGCAAGAGATGCCATGATTGAACCAAAAGTCATTCCGAACCTTGCCATCATTGGAGCGGGTGCGATTGGAGTGGAGTTTGCTGACTTTTATGCAAGTATGGGTTCCAAGGTTTCCATCATTGAATTCCAAGACCATTTACTTCCCAATGAAGATTTAGAAATCTCTGGAATCTTGGAACGAAGTTTTAAAAAACGAGGGATTGAACAGTATTTGAGTTTTGGAGTGGAAACAGCCTCGGTTACCGATGCGGGAGTGGAACTTACTTTACAAGATCGTAAATCCGCAAAAAAAGAAAAGTTAAACTTTGATAAGGTGATAGTTGGTGTGGGAATAACACCTAACACTGGAAGTATTGGTTTAGATGAAATTGGAATCAAATTAAAAAATGGATTTGTGGATTTTGTCGGTAACTACCGTTCGACTGTGGATCATATTTATGCCATAGGGGATTGTATCCCAACACCTTCCCTTGCCCATGTGGCCAGTGCCGAAGGAATTCGTGCAGCAGAAGATATCTCTGTGCGGCTTGGAAACCCTCACCACTTACAAATTCCAAAACTCAACTATTCTTATATTCCGGGATGTACTTACTGCCATCCGGAAGTGGCAAGTGTGGGCCTTACAGAAGAAAAAGCAAAAGCAATGGGATATGAAATCACAGTTGGAAAATTTCCTTTCACTGCAAGCGGTCGTGCCCAGGCCCAAGGGGACACAACCGGAATGGTGAAAATTGTTTCAGATAAAAAACATGGGGAAATTTTAGGAGCTCATATCATTGGGAGTGGTGCGACTGAAATGATCGCAGAACTAACACTAGGTGCCAATATGGAAATCACCGTTCGGGAACTGGCAAACACCATCCATGCCCACCCAACACTATCGGAAGGAATTATGGAAAGTGCAGCGGCGGTGCTTGGGGAAGCGATTAATATTTAGGGGGAGGGGCTAGTCCAGACACCTCTAATGCTTTCAGGACTGACGCTGGTATTGGCGGTGTAACCAATGCTTCTTTATGAAATTATCAGGTAAATACAATACTAGTGTATATATCATTAATCCAGAATATTTTTTACGAGTCATCACAAATGAGGCTAATCATGCATCGGGTGTCTAAATCTTTTATCATTTTTTTGCTAGTAATTTTTATATCGCAGTGCAAAAGACAAGAAAGTGAAACCATACAGACGATAGAAGAAAGGCCAGTTTGGCTCTCCGGCCCTAACAAAGAGGAGCTAGAGCCAGGAGTTTTTTATATTCGTGAAGAATCTGGTGAGTCTAGTTTTCAAAATCGAAAACTTGATCCGCGTGATATTGCAATAAACCAAGTTTTGCCCGTTGCTAAAGAAATTAGGGAGAATATTCTGAAAAAAAACTTCCGTGGACTTGTAGCAAAAACTGACTCTACAATTTTAAACTTAATTGGCCAGGCAAACGGTAACCTGAATCCAGACCAACATGAAGAGAAAATCGTTAATCTTTGGGTTGATAAATATAATAAAAATGATAACAAAGACCCTTTCTGTGATTTTGATGTTATTATGAATGCAGATATCAAGAAAATGCAAATCAAAGCTTATCTAGCAAAAGAGCCATATATCGGCAAACATTCTATCCAATATTATGCAGAATATACAGTTGCATTTATAGATAGTATAAATAACGAGCTAACACTTCAGGTATACATTACTTTTGACAGTAAATATAAGAGGCCTGGAACAGAATTCTATTTGATTGAGAGTTTTTGGGATCATTGCCCAGATCCAAATTTATACAATCTGCCAAAATCTAAGAATGATGAATTTTAAAATATAGAGGGATAGAAATCTCAGTGCCTCTCTATTAATATAAAAATAAACAAAGTGTTCGTAAAGTTAGGAAATTATTAGTTTACGCTATTGGATAATCAAAATAATCCTGATATGCCATTCTTCTATTAACCAAAGTTACCCGTTC
Coding sequences:
- the lpdA gene encoding dihydrolipoyl dehydrogenase is translated as MSSPNHFQVIVIGGGPGGYVAAIRAAQLGLQTCIVEREKLGGVCLNWGCIPTKALLESAHVLEHLKHAASFGLSCDNIKADFDAVIKRSRSVADQMAKGVEFLMKKNKITVVNGEASFQNSKTIQVKSSSGELSTYTADFYILAVGAKNKALPFLPFDGKRVLSARDAMIEPKVIPNLAIIGAGAIGVEFADFYASMGSKVSIIEFQDHLLPNEDLEISGILERSFKKRGIEQYLSFGVETASVTDAGVELTLQDRKSAKKEKLNFDKVIVGVGITPNTGSIGLDEIGIKLKNGFVDFVGNYRSTVDHIYAIGDCIPTPSLAHVASAEGIRAAEDISVRLGNPHHLQIPKLNYSYIPGCTYCHPEVASVGLTEEKAKAMGYEITVGKFPFTASGRAQAQGDTTGMVKIVSDKKHGEILGAHIIGSGATEMIAELTLGANMEITVRELANTIHAHPTLSEGIMESAAAVLGEAINI